tggtttaagaaagaaaattgtgAGCACAGTCTTGTTAATTCTCGCACTTGGTGAGAGGGGGTTGAGCGGCAAGTAAAGGCCAAGCTCGTTCGAATACTTTGACGGAGCTTGAGTAGCAAGTAAAGGCTAAACTCTCATCATTGACCCTCATGCTTGGCTAGAGGGAGCCGAGCTGCAAGTAAAGGCCAGGCTTGCCTAGAAATTTTGGCAGAGGTCGAGTGACAAGTAAAGGCTGACACGAAGCCCTGCCAAGACACGCCTTCTCCAATAGGACCCATGATGATAGCTACCCTTCCTCATGGCACAAATGGGTGGGAGCGGGTCTAGTCAAGGACTCTCCAAACAAACTACCTTTAAGTGAAGTTCAATAGGCGGGATTAGCTCCTGGCTAGCCTGACCTCCCCCATGGAGGAGAACGGGACCAGTCCTAAGACTGCTCGAACATTATCCCACCCCTATAATGGTGAAAAGGCAGACTGCCCCTTGGGCCTCTGATACTTACCTCCCTATAGGGTGCCAAAGGGATGTGTGTAATGCCTATAGCTTCCCTCCTGTGGTGAAGTGCGTGTTAGCTCTGATTGCCTGTCAATTTACCTTCCTCATAGGCATCAACCAATGGGAGTGGGTCCAGTCAAGGATTGTCCAAACAGACTACCTCCACGTCAAGGTCACCTGACTTCCCCCACGGAGGAAAGCGGGTTAGAAAATGAGACGACCAGAACATTATCCCATCCCTCCACGATGAAAAGTGGGTAGGAAACAAGCCCAACCCTCACCTACCTTCCCTGTGATACCAACAGACAAGAGCGGGTCTAGTTGCACATTGTCCGAATGGACTACCTCCACTTAAGGGTCAATAGGCATGATTAGCCCAGAGCTAGCCTGACCTCTGCCATGGAGAAGAGCGAGACTAGTCCTGAGGTTGCCTGAACAAATTGCCCCATCACACTATGGCGAAGAGTAATCCTGCTCAAAGGTCGTCGACTAATTACCTCCCTTACGGGATACCAAAGGGATGGGTGTAATGCTTATAGCTGCTTAATCATGCCTATTTGCACACCCCCCAAACAGACTGGCCCTGGCCTAGCCTTACTTCCCCCTTTAAGGAGAGCGTGACTGGCCCTGAAGTTGCCCGATCAAATTACGCCGTCCCATCAAGGCAAAAAGTAATCCGGCTCAAAGGCTGTAGACTAATTACCTTCCCCAGGGGGGATCAATGGTGAGAGCGTGGTTTAGGCACCTCTACTCCTCCCTCAACGAAGTTCAGGATAGTCCCAAGACTACCCAACAAAACTTTGAGGAGATTGTCTCCTCCAGTGGATAATTACTCAGAGCTTCACCACATGTTGGCTAAACAACCCAAGTTAGTGAACGTTAATAATTGTCCATACCACGGCTTGAACTCCTGCAGTGTAGCCAAGTAATTGGCCCTCTCACCAAACACAAGGGTCAACGAGGCGAGTTTAAGTCTACACAGTACTTGACCTCCTTCAAAGTATCTAGGCAAGCCCGGCTTCACTTGCCAAGTGCGAGGGTTGACGAGGCAAGTTTTAGCCTTTGCACTACCTAACCTCTTTCAAAGTATCTAGGCAAGCCCGACTCCACATGCCGCTAGGCCGCTTTTTCCAAGCACTAGAGTCAATGTGGTGAGTTTTAGCTTATGTGCTTCTCGACCTCCTTCAAAGTATCTGGATCAGCCCAACTTCATGTGTCGCTCAGCCCTTCTGGCCAAGCACGAGGGTCAACGAGGAGAGTTTTGCCTAAGTGCTGCCCAACCTCCACTGGGATTTCTGGGCGAGCTTGGCTTCATATAGTGCTCGGCCCATTTTGCCAAGCTCGAGGGTCAATGAGACGAGTTTCAGCTTACACGCTGCTCATCCTTCTTTAAAGTATTTGGGCGGGCTAACTTCACGTGTCGCTTGGCCACTCTCACCAAGAGAAGGGGTCAACGAGGTGAGTTCAGCCTACGTGTTGCTTGACCTCTGTGGGTATTTTTGAGCGAGCTTGGGTTCACATGCTGCTCGGCCCCTCTCGCCAAGTGTGAGGGCTAATGAGACAAGTTTCAGCTTATGCACTACTCAACCTCCTTCAAAGTATCTAGGCAAGCCTGGTTTCACGTGCCGCTCGGCCCTCCTCGCAAAGTGTGACACTCAACAAGGTGAGTTTAACCTAAGTGTTGCTCGACCTCTGGAGGGATTTCTAGATAAGCCCAACTTCAAATGCCGCTTGGTTCTTATTGCCAAAGCATGAGGGTCAATGAGGCGAGCTTCAGCCTACGCACTACTCGATCCTTCATCATATTATCTCAGTAGGCCTAGCTTCGCAGGCCACTCGACTCAGCAGGGCATCGCAAAACACACCAGCCCACCTATATGAAGCTGGGAGTCATCGAGCCATTaggaagaaagaaagccaaGCCCCTGATGTTGGCAATGCCAACGAGTGATCAAACACTTAATCACCCCCAAGGGGCTTGCATAGAATGTGAATaggtgataaaaataataaagacgATAGAATGTAAGAACATAAGCTAAgaacattttattcatcaactatTGGAATCTTTACAGAGAGGAAGATTGCATCTTGCTCACAAGAAATCAtacaagaagaaagaaatagatatGTGTTCgggaaagaaaacaatctaCTGGTGAAGACAACATTGGCAGGGTCACTAGGAGGCACCATCCCAGAAGTATACAGGAGGTAAAGATAGGAGGGCACGCTTGTACAGAGCACATCGGATCCTTGACTCATGGACATCCATTGGGGAAGCTAGCCTCAGTCAAAACCACTTCCATGCTAATTAGGATGTGCACACGAAAGTTGCAGACAGAGATCTCCATGTGGTAGTGGCAAATGGTGGCCTAAACCAGGGATGTCAAGGCAACCCAGACAGGTCCCAGCCTGGGAAGGCCCTTCAGACCCCTTAAAGAGGAAGTTTGGCAAGTGGCTTGTATGGAAGTGGAGGACTATGATCCATTTGCAACAAGCAAGAATGGCAAGGGTAACCCAATGCATTAGACCCACAACCCTTGGATGGGATAGAGgccatgccacattaaatgcTTCTCCAGAGTGCCACATTGCATTAAATAAGCATGATTGAGGAACGGTTGGGAACACGCAACCCCAACGTCAGGGTATGGGTCTCTGACCCCTAATGCAGGTGTAAAAAAGGTACACACTCACTGAAAGGGGCAGATTTTCTGAATTCTGCTTACTACTACCCCTTAGTCCCTTCACCTGAAGCATTATTGACTTAGGCATTAGAGGCTCCACTCAGATGCCACCTTGGTCGCTAGAATTCAAAGTTTTCTTTGTATCTGCAGGTATGAGATCGAAAACCCAAATTGTTGAGGGCTCATCCCAAAGGTGTACAAAATACGGCATCTACAAGTATGCCTTAGAAACAAAGAGGAAGGTTAGGTCCTACGTCTATGTAAGGACCCGGTCTAACAATTCTAAGGTtggaatattgataatttttattgggcctaaattatatttaagagGCCATATTGAATAAGCCCATGAGAGATAAATTATTGAGGttgattacaaatttaaattagGTTCAACAACTaggttaaatattatttattttttattaaatgactTAGACtccttttagaatttaaatattagctattagatatttatttcaaattaaactCATCGTTGATTGAAGTTCCCTATACAGTCTCAATCACTACCAACCCTATATTGAATGAACTGctagatcatgtttttaaatccAGACTCTCCTATTTAATGATCATGACCAAGTTCAACTCAAACTCATCGGCATCCTATTCCAATAGGGATGCAACTCTACTAGTCATCTTCATTTTAAAACTCTTTAACCTAGTCCAACTCAAACTGGTTGTCACCCTCCCCCAAATCCCTCCATAAAGATCTCCCTACCAcatgttatttggaaaaaaccATAAACCTCCTAGTTCAACatcatgatttattttttgtcaaaaatttTAGTAAGCAACACTGCAAAGTAAgtagcttgatcataaattaggattaacatacgttagctagttatatatattattattaaagccaatTCTTTTGAAGCCAGTGTTTACGTGCCACACATATTAAGATATTTTCAAACacttcattcatcatgtttaattataaatattatagttatgtacATAATATGCATCTCATGCATATCAGGTTGCATTAGACACATAAGCTGTCATAAGATCAAGTGTAAGATAAGCTTATAATAGTTAATCAAATGGTCATTAAGATGCTAGGTACCAATGTAGTTTCGGGATGGGTGTGCaagccatggactcaagcgtggtccaCCGTAGTATGTTAGAGTACTGCATAGCCGACTCCCTTTGCTACAACGGGGGAAGTTAGTGCGCAACCTTGCACACACGGTTAAGTGTGTTGGCTAGCCAAACAAGTCAGATTAGTGAGATAAATTAGATCAGCCAGTTACTTCAGACAAATCAGTCATATGCATAGCATAAGCATACGTATGAATGATCATATTTTAAGTTTTcagcataaaatattttatgaaaaatcttatgttaagtatgtttacgTTATGATAAGTTTCTTACAAAATCATCGACTCATTTtggttgtttttatgttttatagCACCCTAGGTCAAGGTAATTATGACGATAAAGCTGCAGGAGGAGAGTTAGTCCAGGGAGATGTGACAGTGGCCTAGATCATGTatatagattttaatttatgtttttaaggcacaagttttgaaaaaatttaataaatgctCTCATGCACTACTCTTTTATgatctcaaaattttaatagagatttattttatttatagaatttttgtacCTTGcgcttcttttaaaataaaataaaaaatattttcaagttaAGATTCGGTAGTAGCATTTCGATTCTTGAGAATTTTTAGAAGTGACTCTATCATTAACCGTGAGGAGCGGGGCATTACAATCTAACAcacaaagaaaagagagagagagatagtagATCTAATCGCCAAGCGTAGCCTGTACGTTCTGTAGAGAAGGAAAAAACACATAAGAGCTAGCAAAGAAAATGACGACTTGAAAACAATTTGAAGAGAACGAGTAGGTCACTCAGAAATTCTTTGTTGCGACTTGATATGTAATTAATTATCTCATGCATGAATTCAATTGAGCAACCAATAACTTCATGAGCAATATCTTTGACTGCCGATCGAAATATactacaattataaataaattagcaTCTTTGGTCTAGTCAAATTAAACAACTACATATCAGACAAATAGCATCTTTGGTGTATGATCAGGTCCTTCGATCTTCGAGGAACATATATACTCAAATGTTCATGATGAGGAtggattaataatataatatgatcaGATAAATATATAGGATGATGCGAGCATACCCTTTAAATATGTTTGTAAAAATATCTCTTAAGtcttgtttggttatacagttcaaatggaatgatatatttttttttttcctttaagaaGAGTTAGggccacatgtccaagagtgaccccTTCCCAAATTTATTAACAAAAGCCCTCACTTCCGGTGGAGGAATaccaaaaaaacataaaaaccaaACAAGAAAGCCAAAACAGTACATGCCTAAAATAAAACTCCCTACCCACAAAGACACACCtataaacaaaaaaccaacCTCAAGACTTCTAAACAACATAACTCCCTCTAACATAAGGTAAAGACAATTTATCCAAACGAATCAAACCTTTAAGAAATTCTGGAACATGTAACAAAGACCGTCAAACCAAGGTAGAGCCTTGAGCTCCCATTTTAGCTAAAAAATCAGCTGGTGCATTTCCTTCTCTATAAACATGGTGAATAGTAAAATCCCCACCTGCATACAGCCTCATAGCCCCCTCCTAGAAATCTTCCAAATACCAAACTCCACAATGCTTCTTCTAAATCCAAGATACACAAATCAAAGAATCAGACTCAATGTCGACCTGATGTAGCCCCAAAGCTCGACAATATTTCAACCCTATTAACAATGCTTTCAATTCAGCATGGTTATTAGACCCCACCCCAAGAGAGCATGAAAAGGACAGCACCATATTGCCATGTACATCCCGAATAATACCCCCCGCACCTGAACTTCCTGGATTACCAAGACTGCACCCATCTATATTCAATTTAAATCTACCATTTTTTGGCTTTTCCCAACAAACCAATTTAGCCTGCACCTTTTTAATAGGTATAACCGGTATGTTCAAGTCCCTCAACCTCTCCTCATCAGCAACACCaatctttgtaatattttttaaggaaTTTTGCACTTTTCTTAGCCACACACAAATAGACCTCCAAATCTCTTCTGTCGATATGGTTTTACCTTCCATCCATGCCTTGCACCTGCATTGCCACAATttccaaataataatagaaggaataaggcccataagaTTACCCACCTGGGACTTGGTAGTCGCCCATCTAAACCACATTGACACCAATTCAAACCATCGTTTATTTGGATCATAAGGAATTCCCAAGATAAGAGAAAATCTCTTCCAAATCTCAAAAGCCACATCACCTGCAGCAAGAACATGATTTAAATCTTCATAGCCTCCTCGGTCACAGCAGTTACACTTGGAAGCAATGGGTATACCCACCCTCCTCAATCTATCATCAACACTTAAGCTGTCATGGAAAGCCTTCCACATTAAAACAGAGATTTTTTTTGGTAGAGCTTCATGCCAAACCCACTTTGCCCAAGTCACTCTTGGTGCACTAACCCAAACACATTGCCATGCACTTTTAGTAGTAAAACAACCATCCTTATTATGAATCCAAACAAGTAAATCCTGACCATCTTTGTGAGCACCCAAAAAACTACAAATCTCCTCTGTTTTTTGTGCTCCCACTAAGCTTTCCAACACATCAATATCCCAACCATTTTCAACTCTAACATCAGCCAACCTCATATTGGACTCATCAATCATTGGATAAGAATTAGCAAGAGGACCTTCATTTAACCAGTTATCCcaccaaaaagaaatattccCATCACAAACTTTCCATTTTGAATTATCTAACACCGCTAGAATACATTTAACCACCATTTCCCAAAATCTTGGACCCTTCTTAGGATCCATTAAGGAGATATGGTTATCCCCAACATATTTAGCACGAAAAAATTGTGACCAAAGATCACTCCCAGTCATAATTTTCCATGCAAATTCATGTGTAAAGAATACTGTACCTCATCAAAATCACGCAGCCCAATTCCCCCCTCTTCAGTCGGCTTACACATCGACTTCCATCCCAcccatttctttttccccttaccatCTTTTTCACCCCCAAAAAATGAACTAAGCAGCCTGTTTAGAATTTTCAAAACTGCTTTTGGCAACTGAAGGAAAGACATAATATGAATTGGCATACTCAACAAAATATGCTTCAACAAAATCAATTTGCCCCCAACCGACAGACACTTCAATTTCCACCCCCCAAGTTTATTCCTCACCCGATTAAGAATAACATCCAAATGTAAATTTGTAAGCCTTCCAGTAACAATTGGTGCACCAAGGTAGGTAAAAGGAAAATTACCTTCTATAAAACCAGTGATATTCATCAAATCCCTCTTCCGCCTTACAGAGAATTGCTTCGCAAAATATATTGCCGTCTTCTCCTTACTCACTTGCTGCCCGGAACAAGACTCATAAGTCTCAATAACCTTCATCAATTCTCGCATCgactttttccttccatttgtGAATATAACTACATCATCTGCATAAAGAAGGTGAGAAACAAGAGGCACACCTCTCGGATAAAAAACTCTTAATATTACCACATAAAAAATTCTTCTTAAGTAAATGGGAAAAAACTTCCTCCATAATGATAAAAAGATGTGGAGATAAAGGATCCCCCTGCCTCAACCCGCGCCCTCCTTAAAAAAACCACGAGACGTCCCATTCATCATGACTGAATACCAAGGCGATGCAATACAATTTTTAATCAGAGCCTTAACAGAAGGAGAAAAACCAAATCCTGCCAACACATGTAACAAAAACtcccactccactctatcataagccttggccatatcaagcttcaaaataacattaccACCCAAAACCTTTTTGTTAAGAGAATGCACCATCTCTTGTGTGAGACTGATATTATCAAAAATGCTTCTACCTTGAATAAAAGCACACTATTCAGAGGAGATCATAGCAGGCAATAAAGGGGCAAGCCTTGCCACCAAAACCTTAGTGCAGATTTTGTAGAAAATAGAACATAAACTGATAGGACGGAACTTATCAAATCCTGTCGGCTGAGCCATTTTTGGAATAAGCACAATAAAAGAAGCCGTATAAAATCTAGGGAGAAGAACTCCCTTAAAAAAATCCCTTACAACCTCCACCACATCCACACGCACAATATTCCAACAAGCACGATAGAAACCTGAACCAAACCCATCCGGGCCAGGACTACTCTCTATAGGAATACTGAAAATAGCTTGTTTCACCTCTTCTTCTGTAGGCAAAGTACAAAGCCTCAAATTATCCTCATCCGAGATCAGATTAGACACTAAATCCCCCAAATCTGGAAGTACTACACGATTAGATTGACCCAAAAAATCCATGAAATATTTCACAGCACCATCAAGAATATCTTGCGGTGTTTTTAACGTAGTACCATTAGACAGACTCATCTCCATAATCCTAGTTTGCTTCTTTTTATTAAGAAGAGCATGAAAATACCTGGAATTTTTATCGCCATGTTTCCACCAGCTAACTTTGGCACACTGAGCCAACTGGATCTCTTCACTATTAGTCCAGGTGTCCAATTCCATCTTTGAAGTCAACAGGTCTAGCTCCACATCTTCTTCATATCTCACTTGCAACTGTTCATCCAGCCTCTCTATACGAGCCTCCAACTCCTGAATGTGCCCACTCGTCCACCCAAAAACTACCTGATTCCATGCTTTTAGAGCAACTCTCACCCTTTTTAATTTTGCCACCATTTTCATGAGAGCACCACCAACATCATTTTGGTCCCAAGCCTCAGGAACACATCGAGCAAAATCAACATGATCCACCCACATTTGTTGAAAATGGAAAGGTGCCGGCCCATAACCTTCAAAACTCTTCACTAACGAAATGACCATAGGAGTATGATCCGATGATGTACGAGGTAAATATCTCATAATTGAATCCGAAAAAGCACCAAGAAAATGTTGATCAACCAAGGAACGATCCAAACGAGCCCAACTCCTTGAATTACCAGCATGCCCATTGCACCATGAATAACTCTTACCCAAAAATTTCAATTCCATTCAACCACAATTATGTATCCAAGAATTAAACTCCTCCATGGCCACCACAGGTCGAGGCCTACCACCACGTCTCTCCCATCGTTcgctataatattaaaatcccctGTTACCAACCAAGGATCATTAGAATTACTCTTCCTTGCAAGCTCATCCCACAACACCCTTCATTGCTCACATAAACATTTagcataaacaaaagaaattttacaCTTCATCCCACCATTAGCCACAAGAATAGAAATTTGTTGACTTCCACAACTAACCATACTTACATTAACATCATTCATCCACAACATCCACAATTTCCCATTCCACGCACCATTTGAAAACCCATAATCAAAACCaagcatttttttaacttcatccATTTGTTCATCACATAAAAAAGGTTCCGCAATCACAAACATCTTTGGCttataaattttcataatttttttcaacctaCTTTTAGAAGATTTCACCCCTCTAACATTCCA
This is a stretch of genomic DNA from Carya illinoinensis cultivar Pawnee chromosome 15, C.illinoinensisPawnee_v1, whole genome shotgun sequence. It encodes these proteins:
- the LOC122296671 gene encoding uncharacterized protein LOC122296671, with protein sequence MRELMKVIETYESCSGQQVSKEKTAIYFAKQFSVRRKRDLMNITGFIEGNFPFTYLGAPIVTGRLTNLHLDVILNRLPKAVLKILNRLLSSFFGGEKDGKGKKKWVGWKSMCKPTEEGGIGLRDFDEVQYSLHMNLHGKL
- the LOC122296672 gene encoding uncharacterized protein LOC122296672, with the translated sequence MGAGIEDATGYAENDAVVHVHSMTEELGLLLVDVSQEDLVSIVVAHAEQVRDLPLVEPSTEKEIIGDSNVLMACLSDPEMGEGKIVLHNDVSSDVDIREAVKKQNEDGHKKLRSSNRSYSWCNGHAGNSRSWARLDRSLVDQHFLGAFSDSIMRYLPRTSSDHTPMVISLVKSFEGYGPAPFHFQQMWVDHVDFARCVPEAWDQNDVGGALMKMVAKLKRVRVALKAWNQVVFGWTSGHIQELEARIERLDEQLQVRYEEDVELDLLTSKMELDTWTNSEEIQLAQCAKVSWWKHGDKNSRYFHALLNKKKQTRIMEMSLSNGTTLKTPQDILDGAVKYFMDFLGQSNRVVLPDLGDLVSNLISDEDNLRLCTLPTEEEVKQAIFSIPIESSPGPDGFGSGFYRACWNIVRVDVVEVVRDFFKGVLLPRFYTASFIVLIPKMAQPTGFDKFRPISLCSIFYKICTKVLVARLAPLLPAMISSE